TTGTTCTGCCTAACCAACCATTCGTCAGCTTTGTTGTTCTTGCTTACAACCATCTGGAGATAACAAAACGTTGTATTGACAGCCTTCTCCTACATACTCCGTTAGAAGATAATGAATTGATTCTTGTCAATAATGGTTCTTCTGACGGCACACAAGCTTATTTTGATTCCATCCCGGGCGCCAGACCCGTCCATCTCTCTCGAAATGTCGGTCCGGTCAACGGGTTTAATGTTGGGATGAACGCTGCGCAAGGAAAGTATATCGCATTAATCAGCAACGATATGATTCTAACCTCTGGCTGGCTTCCGAATCTGATCTCTTGTATCGAGTCGGATCCGCGGATCGGATTTGTCTCGCCCGGAGCCAACTATGTAAGCAACTTTCAGCAGATCAACCTCCCCTTTCACACGCTAGAGGAAATGCAGCTTCAGGCGAAGGCGTATAACGTATCCCACCCGGACAAATGGGAAGAGCGAATTCGGTTAATGCCCGTTATCCTCTTCTCCCTGACCGAACGGCTCCGCGAGATCGGGGGTTACGACTCCCGCTTCTACTTCGGGGAGTTTGGAGACGATGATATCAGTTACCGGTACCGCAGAGCCGGCTACAAGCTTGTCTACGCGGGCGATACGTTTATTTTTCATCACGGCTCGGTTACAACCGGCATTGACCAACAGCAAAACAACTCCCTTCAGGTCAGCAGACAAATTTTCTACAATAAATACGGAATTGATTCCTGGGCGGAAGGGCTGCCGAATATGAAGCTCGTAGACGCCGTAAGAAGCCGATGGTCACCTAAGGAATCGGTCTCCATACTCGCCGTTAACTGCTGTATTGGCGCCACGCCTCTCGCCGTCAAAACTTTTTTGAAGCAGCAAGGCGCCCGCGACGTCCGGCTTACCAGCTTATCGGATCAAGAGAAGTATTTGGTTGACCTGCGGACAGTCTCCGACCGGACCTTCTATTATGAAACGATCAGCGATATCAAGCAGCTGCTTGGCGGCGAGCAATTCGACTATCTCATATTTGAGCATGGCTATCCCGAATTTCTCCGCTCCTTCGACGGATTGACCCGTTATTTGCTGCCTTCGGGGCAACTCATCACGTAACTTAATCGCAGCAGCTACTGAACGATATCTGCCATAAGGAGGTTGCCCTCGTGAAAGCTGTAATCCTGGCCGGCGGACTCGGAAGCCGCTTATCCGAAGAAACGATATCCAGGCCTAAACCGATGGTCGAGATCGGCGGCAAGCCGATTTTATGGCATATCATGAAGATTTATTCGCAATACGGGATTCACGACTTTATCATTGCGGCCGGCTACAAATCCTACGTGATTAAGGAATATTTCATGAATTATTACCTTCATCAATCCGATGTCCACTTTGATCTTTCCGATAACCGGGTGACGCTAATGAATTCGAAAGCAGAGCCATGGAAAATAACCGTTGTGGATACAGGCGAGCAGGTTATGACAGGCGGACGGTTGAAGCGGCTGGCTCCCTATATCGGCGATGAGTCCTTCTGTTTCACTTATGGAGACGGAGTTGGCGACAT
This region of Paenibacillus sp. JDR-2 genomic DNA includes:
- a CDS encoding glycosyltransferase family 2 protein yields the protein MIVLPNQPFVSFVVLAYNHLEITKRCIDSLLLHTPLEDNELILVNNGSSDGTQAYFDSIPGARPVHLSRNVGPVNGFNVGMNAAQGKYIALISNDMILTSGWLPNLISCIESDPRIGFVSPGANYVSNFQQINLPFHTLEEMQLQAKAYNVSHPDKWEERIRLMPVILFSLTERLREIGGYDSRFYFGEFGDDDISYRYRRAGYKLVYAGDTFIFHHGSVTTGIDQQQNNSLQVSRQIFYNKYGIDSWAEGLPNMKLVDAVRSRWSPKESVSILAVNCCIGATPLAVKTFLKQQGARDVRLTSLSDQEKYLVDLRTVSDRTFYYETISDIKQLLGGEQFDYLIFEHGYPEFLRSFDGLTRYLLPSGQLIT
- the rfbF gene encoding glucose-1-phosphate cytidylyltransferase, with the translated sequence MKAVILAGGLGSRLSEETISRPKPMVEIGGKPILWHIMKIYSQYGIHDFIIAAGYKSYVIKEYFMNYYLHQSDVHFDLSDNRVTLMNSKAEPWKITVVDTGEQVMTGGRLKRLAPYIGDESFCFTYGDGVGDIQINELLALHRSKGKLATVTAVNPGMRYGILEIEDQKAVTFKEKPHNDKHWINGGFFVLEPKVIELIRSDETVWEHGPLESLASFGELSVYQHQGFWHSMDTLRDKNELNELWNKGNAPWKVWK